Proteins encoded by one window of Erythrobacter sp.:
- a CDS encoding fumarate hydratase, producing the protein MTPIREEDLIETVADALQFISYYHPMDYIHALGEAYKVEQGPAAKDAIAQILTNSRMCAEGHRPICQDTGIINVFVKWGQDCRLISDRSLQDVVDEGVRRAYNHPENKLRASILADPAFTRRNTRDNTPCVLSVEMVPGNTVSVDVAAKGGGSENKSKFKMMNPSDNIVDWVVEQIPSMGAGWCPPGMLGIGIGGTAEHCMKLAKLSLMEPIDMAQLKARGAQSDIEQLRIDIFDAVNAMGVGAQGLGGLSTVLDVKILDWPCHAAGKPVAMIPNCAATRHAHVTLDGSGPAYLPQPDLSQWPDVQWEPDVEAKRVDLDNLTPEVVASWKMGDRLLLNGAMLTGRDAAHKRIHDMLQRGEELPVPFKGRAIYYVGPVDPVMGEVVGPAGPTTATRMDKFTEMMLDLGLLAMIGKAERGANAVEVISRFKVAYLMATGGAAYLVARAIKGAKVVAFEDLGMEAIYEFTVTDMPVTVAVDSEGNNVHTLAPLHWREKIKAEDLLKT; encoded by the coding sequence ATGACCCCCATCCGCGAGGAAGACCTGATCGAAACGGTCGCCGACGCGCTGCAATTCATCTCCTACTACCACCCGATGGACTACATCCACGCGCTGGGCGAGGCCTACAAGGTGGAGCAGGGCCCGGCGGCGAAGGACGCGATTGCGCAGATCCTCACCAACAGCCGTATGTGCGCAGAGGGGCACCGGCCGATCTGCCAGGATACCGGCATCATCAATGTGTTCGTCAAATGGGGGCAGGACTGCCGCCTGATTTCGGATCGCAGCTTACAGGACGTTGTCGATGAAGGGGTGCGCCGCGCCTACAATCATCCGGAAAACAAGCTGCGCGCTTCGATCCTCGCAGATCCCGCCTTCACCCGCCGCAACACCCGCGACAACACGCCTTGCGTGCTGAGCGTGGAAATGGTGCCGGGGAACACCGTTTCGGTTGACGTCGCGGCCAAGGGTGGCGGTTCGGAAAACAAGAGCAAGTTCAAGATGATGAACCCCAGCGACAATATCGTCGACTGGGTGGTCGAGCAGATCCCGTCGATGGGCGCGGGCTGGTGCCCGCCGGGGATGCTCGGGATCGGCATCGGCGGCACGGCGGAGCATTGCATGAAGCTCGCCAAGCTTTCGCTGATGGAACCGATCGACATGGCGCAGCTCAAGGCGCGCGGGGCGCAGAGCGATATCGAGCAGTTGCGGATCGACATTTTCGATGCCGTCAACGCGATGGGGGTCGGCGCGCAGGGGCTCGGCGGGCTGTCCACCGTGCTCGACGTCAAGATCCTCGACTGGCCTTGCCACGCGGCGGGCAAGCCGGTGGCGATGATCCCCAACTGCGCCGCCACCCGCCATGCGCACGTGACGCTCGATGGCTCTGGCCCCGCCTACCTGCCGCAGCCCGACCTGTCGCAATGGCCCGACGTGCAGTGGGAACCCGATGTGGAGGCCAAGCGCGTCGATCTCGACAATCTCACCCCAGAAGTGGTGGCGAGCTGGAAAATGGGCGATCGGCTGCTGCTCAACGGCGCGATGCTCACCGGGCGCGACGCGGCTCATAAGCGTATTCACGATATGCTCCAGAGGGGCGAGGAGCTGCCGGTGCCGTTCAAGGGGCGGGCGATCTACTATGTCGGCCCGGTCGATCCGGTGATGGGCGAAGTCGTCGGCCCCGCCGGCCCGACCACGGCCACGCGGATGGACAAGTTTACCGAGATGATGCTCGATCTCGGCCTGCTGGCGATGATCGGCAAGGCCGAGCGCGGCGCCAATGCGGTGGAAGTGATCAGCCGCTTCAAGGTCGCCTATCTGATGGCGACAGGCGGCGCGGCCTATCTGGTCGCGCGTGCGATCAAGGGCGCGAAAGTCGTGGCGTTCGAAGATCTGGGGATGGAAGCGATCTACGAATTCACCGTGACGGACATGCCGGTAACGGTGGCGGTCGATTCGGAAGGCAATAACGTCCACACCCTCGCGCCGCTGCACTGGCGCGAGAAGATCAAGGCCGAGGACCTGCTGAAGACCTGA
- a CDS encoding histidine kinase, which translates to MDKADTEKPVARVPFRIVLASIVGLWATYLVLMTLRTQLLGMEFADEMLVRRVVSTLFGIIITLGLWVVLRPFDGKPLWMKLPAALLFALPAALLSAHANRIVFADLQAALDDKVLQELAQSRGLPAEEVNGDMLAELSQLVLMGNREQIIEIAFSRYFMMLAWCALYLALLTGEKARMAERREQQFRNAAKAAELKSLRYQVNPHFLFNTLNSLSALVLTGKTQAAERMIHMISTFYRRSLADDPTSEVPLRDEIALQKLYLDIETVRFPLRLAAVYDIPPALEDALVPGMILQPLVENSVKHAVAPTGGQVTITLSAREEYGRLVVSVSDNGNSAASRDDVRPGFGIGLNNVRERLEARFGKEATVVSGHSPDGFVTHLRLPLVRLREAVAA; encoded by the coding sequence ATGGATAAGGCCGATACCGAAAAGCCGGTCGCACGGGTGCCGTTCAGGATTGTCCTCGCCTCGATCGTGGGGCTGTGGGCGACCTATCTGGTGCTGATGACGCTGCGCACGCAATTGCTGGGCATGGAATTCGCCGACGAGATGCTGGTGCGGCGGGTCGTCTCCACGCTGTTCGGCATTATCATCACGCTGGGCCTGTGGGTGGTGCTGCGCCCGTTCGACGGCAAGCCGTTGTGGATGAAGCTGCCCGCCGCGCTGCTGTTCGCCCTCCCCGCCGCGCTGCTCAGCGCCCATGCCAACCGGATCGTTTTTGCCGACTTGCAGGCGGCGCTGGATGACAAGGTGTTGCAGGAACTGGCGCAATCGCGCGGCCTCCCCGCCGAAGAAGTGAACGGCGATATGCTCGCGGAGCTGTCGCAACTGGTGCTGATGGGCAATCGTGAACAGATCATCGAAATTGCCTTCAGCCGCTATTTCATGATGCTGGCCTGGTGCGCGCTCTATCTGGCGCTGCTGACGGGCGAAAAGGCGCGGATGGCGGAGCGGCGCGAACAGCAGTTCCGCAACGCCGCCAAGGCCGCAGAACTGAAAAGCCTGCGCTATCAGGTCAATCCGCATTTCCTGTTCAACACGTTGAATTCGCTCTCGGCACTGGTGCTGACGGGCAAGACCCAGGCGGCGGAGCGGATGATCCACATGATCAGCACCTTCTATCGCCGTAGCCTCGCCGATGATCCTACCTCGGAAGTGCCGCTGCGCGACGAAATCGCCTTGCAGAAGCTTTACCTCGATATCGAGACGGTGCGCTTCCCGCTGCGGCTGGCGGCTGTCTACGACATTCCGCCTGCGCTGGAGGATGCTTTGGTACCCGGCATGATCCTGCAACCGCTGGTGGAAAATTCGGTCAAGCACGCGGTTGCCCCGACCGGCGGACAGGTGACGATCACGCTCAGCGCGCGCGAGGAATACGGGCGGTTGGTGGTGAGCGTCTCCGACAACGGCAATTCCGCCGCCAGCCGTGACGACGTACGCCCCGGTTTCGGCATCGGGCTGAACAATGTCCGCGAGCGGCTCGAAGCGCGCTTCGGCAAGGAAGCGACCGTGGTTTCGGGCCATTCGCCCGACGGCTTCGTCACCCACCTGCGGCTGCCCTTGGTGCGCCTAAGGGAGGCGGTGGCTGCATGA
- a CDS encoding response regulator transcription factor — protein MTLRQAQGDREQVLRTLIVDDEPLAVERMQVLCAEIPQLTVIGTANDGESALRLADKLAPDLLLLDMTMPGIDGLQVAAAARKQEPQPAVIFVTAHENFAVEAFDLEAIDYVLKPVAADRLERAIERALSRRGERAAGSGEQSQWLSEFWVPHRSELLRIDAAEVFRIDAERDYVRLHVGQNSYLLLQTIAGLEERLDPEKFIRIHRSTILRRDYIRGLRHEGLGVWCAELADGEQLRIGRTYLKRVKAIAGR, from the coding sequence ATGACCCTTCGACAAGCTCAGGGTGATCGGGAGCAAGTGCTGCGCACGCTGATCGTCGATGACGAACCACTGGCGGTGGAGCGGATGCAGGTGCTTTGCGCAGAGATTCCGCAATTGACTGTGATCGGCACCGCCAATGACGGCGAATCGGCACTGCGACTGGCAGACAAGCTCGCGCCGGACCTGCTGCTGCTCGACATGACCATGCCGGGGATCGATGGCCTGCAAGTGGCCGCCGCCGCGCGCAAGCAGGAGCCGCAACCGGCCGTGATCTTCGTCACCGCGCACGAAAATTTTGCCGTCGAGGCCTTCGATCTGGAAGCCATCGACTATGTGCTCAAGCCCGTCGCTGCCGACCGGCTCGAGCGCGCGATCGAGCGGGCGCTGTCGCGGCGCGGGGAACGGGCTGCCGGATCGGGCGAACAAAGCCAATGGCTAAGCGAATTTTGGGTCCCGCACCGTTCCGAACTGCTGCGGATCGATGCCGCAGAAGTGTTCCGCATCGATGCCGAGCGCGACTATGTCCGGCTGCATGTCGGGCAGAACAGCTACCTGCTGTTGCAAACCATCGCCGGGCTGGAAGAACGGCTCGATCCGGAGAAATTCATCCGCATCCACCGCTCCACCATCCTGCGGCGAGATTACATACGCGGCCTTCGCCACGAAGGGCTGGGCGTATGGTGCGCAGAACTGGCTGATGGCGAGCAGCTGCGGATCGGCCGCACCTACCTGAAGCGCGTGAAGGCGATTGCCGGGCGCTGA
- a CDS encoding metallophosphoesterase, protein MPDHKLLFHLSDIHFGLEDNRALDWVVEEIATRRPDVVAITGDLTMRARHREWTAAVRWIRSLDLPVTIEVGNHDLPYFNPVERFFTPYKRFHGVAELIEREIDLPGLAIVPLKTVRRWQPRMNWSKGWITDAALERCLAALDALPKGTQALVTAHHPLREVGTQGTALTKHGGKALDELAKRGVLAVLTGHVHDAFDIMEATAHGAVRMIGAGTLSQRVRSTPPSFNELRWDGASLEVQVRNLEDVATADMLIDDVPEDAMPPRTPGEPVAPVNQVPRTDPPVH, encoded by the coding sequence ATGCCTGACCACAAACTCCTGTTCCACCTGTCCGACATCCATTTCGGGCTCGAAGACAATCGCGCACTCGACTGGGTGGTAGAGGAGATCGCCACCCGTCGCCCCGATGTGGTGGCGATCACCGGCGATCTGACCATGCGGGCAAGGCACCGCGAATGGACCGCCGCCGTGCGCTGGATCCGCTCGCTCGACCTGCCGGTGACGATCGAGGTCGGCAATCACGATCTGCCCTATTTTAATCCGGTCGAACGGTTCTTTACTCCTTACAAGCGCTTCCACGGGGTGGCGGAGTTGATCGAGCGGGAAATCGACCTGCCGGGCCTTGCCATCGTGCCGCTGAAGACGGTGCGGCGATGGCAACCGCGCATGAACTGGTCGAAAGGCTGGATCACCGACGCAGCGCTGGAGCGCTGCCTCGCCGCGCTCGACGCGCTACCAAAGGGCACGCAAGCGCTGGTAACAGCGCATCACCCGCTGCGCGAAGTCGGCACGCAGGGCACCGCGCTGACGAAGCACGGCGGCAAGGCGCTCGACGAACTGGCGAAGCGCGGGGTGCTGGCAGTGCTCACCGGCCATGTCCACGATGCCTTTGACATCATGGAGGCGACTGCACACGGCGCGGTGCGGATGATCGGCGCCGGCACCCTGTCACAGCGGGTACGCTCGACCCCGCCCAGCTTCAACGAATTGCGCTGGGACGGGGCCTCGCTCGAAGTGCAGGTGCGCAATCTGGAGGACGTTGCCACGGCAGACATGCTGATCGACGACGTTCCTGAAGATGCCATGCCGCCACGCACTCCCGGCGAACCGGTGGCGCCGGTAAACCAGGTGCCGCGCACCGATCCGCCCGTCCACTGA
- a CDS encoding response regulator, producing the protein MTTKVLIVEDDLLNRMFYEAVFQQRGYQLMAVDDGAQVIDAVASFAPDLITMDIHLPHVSGRKLIRQIMRNPQTAHIPILAITAYAGKQDEADIRRAGARGYLAKPLSIERLLEEVDDLLAASAAVPLEASVHH; encoded by the coding sequence GTGACAACGAAGGTGCTGATCGTCGAAGACGACCTCCTGAACCGCATGTTCTACGAGGCAGTCTTCCAGCAGCGCGGCTATCAGCTGATGGCCGTGGACGATGGCGCGCAGGTGATCGACGCGGTGGCCAGTTTCGCGCCCGATCTCATCACCATGGACATCCACTTGCCCCACGTGTCGGGCCGCAAGCTGATCCGCCAGATCATGCGCAATCCGCAAACCGCACATATCCCGATCCTTGCGATCACCGCCTATGCGGGCAAGCAGGACGAAGCGGATATCCGCCGCGCGGGTGCGCGCGGATACCTTGCCAAGCCGCTGAGTATCGAGCGTTTGCTGGAAGAGGTTGACGATTTGTTGGCTGCGTCTGCAGCCGTTCCGCTCGAGGCTTCGGTCCACCACTGA
- a CDS encoding glycosyltransferase family 4 protein encodes MEDFAFPDAIEGQPLAGKSVLIVVENLPLPFDRRVWQEARTLKAAGAIVSVICPTGKGYEKRYEEIEGVHIHRHPLPLEAAGALGFLLEYGAALFWETILAWHIWFKRGIDVIQGCNPPDLIFLVALPFRLLGVKYIFDHHDINPELYEAKFGKRGFFWRLMLLFEKLTFKAAHVSMATNESYRAIAIERGGMAPDRVFVVRSGPDLSRLRSVEPVPEWKDGKRYLVGYVGVMGEQEGIDLLIDAVDHLVNVRDRRDIRFVLVGGGPSLAGLKRMATVRGLGEWVHFTGRAPDQQLFEVLSTMDVGVNPDRVNPMNDKSTMNKIMEYMSLGKAMVQFDVTEGRFSAQEASLYAKANDPVDLAEKIAELLDDPARREAMGAFGRARVESDLNWNRQIPPLLAAYRKALG; translated from the coding sequence ATGGAAGATTTTGCCTTCCCCGACGCGATCGAAGGCCAGCCGCTGGCGGGCAAGTCGGTGCTGATCGTGGTCGAAAACCTGCCCCTGCCATTCGACCGGCGGGTGTGGCAGGAAGCGCGCACGCTGAAGGCGGCGGGGGCGATTGTCTCGGTGATCTGCCCGACCGGCAAGGGCTACGAGAAGCGCTACGAGGAAATCGAGGGCGTCCACATCCATCGCCACCCGCTGCCGCTGGAAGCCGCTGGGGCGCTGGGATTCCTGCTCGAATACGGCGCGGCGCTGTTCTGGGAAACGATTCTGGCGTGGCACATTTGGTTCAAACGCGGAATCGACGTGATCCAGGGCTGCAATCCGCCCGATCTGATCTTTCTGGTGGCCCTGCCGTTCCGGTTGCTGGGGGTGAAATACATCTTCGACCACCACGACATCAATCCCGAGCTCTACGAAGCCAAATTCGGCAAACGCGGGTTTTTCTGGCGCCTGATGCTGCTGTTCGAGAAGCTCACCTTCAAGGCAGCGCATGTTTCGATGGCCACCAACGAAAGTTACCGGGCGATTGCCATCGAACGCGGCGGGATGGCCCCTGACAGGGTTTTCGTTGTCCGCTCCGGCCCCGATCTCTCGCGGCTCAGGTCGGTCGAGCCGGTGCCTGAGTGGAAAGACGGCAAGCGCTATCTGGTCGGCTATGTCGGTGTGATGGGTGAGCAGGAGGGGATCGACCTGTTGATCGATGCGGTGGATCACCTGGTCAATGTGCGGGACCGGCGCGACATTCGATTCGTGCTGGTGGGCGGCGGCCCCAGTCTGGCCGGGCTGAAACGCATGGCGACAGTGCGCGGGCTGGGCGAATGGGTCCACTTCACCGGCCGCGCGCCGGACCAGCAATTGTTCGAAGTGCTTTCTACAATGGATGTGGGCGTCAATCCGGATCGGGTGAACCCGATGAACGACAAGTCCACCATGAACAAGATCATGGAATACATGTCGCTGGGCAAGGCAATGGTGCAATTCGATGTCACCGAAGGGCGCTTCTCGGCACAGGAGGCCTCCCTCTACGCCAAAGCCAACGACCCGGTGGACCTGGCGGAAAAGATCGCCGAACTGCTCGACGATCCGGCGCGGCGCGAAGCGATGGGGGCATTCGGGCGGGCGCGGGTCGAGAGCGATTTGAACTGGAACCGCCAGATCCCCCCGCTGCTCGCAGCCTATCGCAAGGCGCTCGGCTGA
- a CDS encoding nucleotide sugar dehydrogenase, with product MKVAIFGLGYVGSTAAGCIARQGHTVIGVDVSEAKVATINAGRSPVREPGLDELVAEARQAGLLGARCDVGDALDDCDVAIVCVGTPSGVDGAHDMRYVMQVTRDIAAAMRPDRARPLTVAYRSTMRPGSCEHLILPIFRAALGERTGELVELVYNPEFLREASAIQDYFAPPKIVIGTVGGRPSADMEALHLGIEAPTFHVGIREAELTKFVDNSWHAVKVAFANEIGRVCQQLDISAGQVHDIFVADTKLNISPAYTRPGAAFGGSCLPKDVRALQHIASDVGANTHLVDALIRSNEAHKHHQFRLVTQGLESGARVLLVGLAFKQHTDDLRESPAVDLARKLLDAGFALDIHDPGLEPEHLIGQNLGYAFAILPTIETLLVDKATAESRTYARVIATNRLVDALDLGETPVIDVSRIA from the coding sequence GTGAAGGTTGCCATTTTCGGACTCGGCTATGTCGGTAGCACCGCTGCGGGCTGCATCGCGCGCCAGGGTCACACGGTTATCGGCGTGGACGTCAGCGAAGCGAAGGTCGCCACGATCAATGCGGGGCGCTCTCCGGTGCGTGAGCCGGGGCTCGATGAACTTGTGGCCGAGGCGCGCCAAGCCGGATTGCTTGGCGCGCGATGTGACGTGGGCGACGCGCTGGATGATTGCGATGTGGCAATCGTCTGCGTCGGCACGCCCAGCGGGGTCGATGGGGCGCATGACATGCGCTACGTGATGCAGGTCACACGCGATATCGCCGCCGCCATGCGCCCTGATCGCGCCCGCCCGCTGACCGTTGCCTACCGTTCGACCATGCGCCCTGGATCGTGTGAGCACTTGATCCTGCCGATCTTTCGGGCTGCTTTGGGAGAGCGAACGGGAGAGTTGGTTGAGCTGGTCTACAACCCCGAATTCTTGCGTGAAGCGAGCGCCATCCAGGACTATTTCGCGCCGCCCAAGATCGTGATCGGCACTGTGGGTGGGCGGCCGAGCGCGGACATGGAAGCGCTCCACCTCGGTATCGAAGCGCCTACTTTCCATGTCGGCATTCGCGAGGCCGAGTTGACAAAATTCGTCGACAATAGCTGGCACGCGGTGAAAGTGGCTTTCGCCAACGAGATCGGCCGGGTCTGCCAGCAGCTCGACATCTCGGCAGGGCAGGTACACGACATTTTCGTTGCCGATACCAAGCTCAACATTTCGCCCGCCTACACCCGCCCCGGCGCGGCGTTTGGCGGTTCGTGCCTGCCCAAGGATGTTCGCGCACTCCAGCACATTGCCTCCGATGTCGGGGCGAATACCCATCTCGTCGATGCGCTGATCCGCAGCAACGAAGCGCACAAGCACCACCAGTTCCGGCTGGTGACACAGGGGCTGGAATCGGGCGCGCGGGTGCTGCTGGTGGGTTTGGCGTTCAAGCAACATACTGATGATCTTCGTGAAAGTCCGGCTGTGGACCTGGCGCGCAAGCTGCTCGATGCGGGCTTCGCGCTCGACATCCATGATCCGGGGCTGGAACCCGAGCATCTCATCGGCCAGAACCTCGGCTATGCTTTCGCCATTCTCCCGACCATCGAGACGCTGCTGGTGGACAAGGCCACGGCGGAAAGCCGCACCTATGCGCGGGTGATCGCCACCAACCGGCTGGTCGATGCGCTCGATCTCGGCGAGACCCCGGTGATCGATGTGAGCCGGATCGCTTGA
- a CDS encoding class I SAM-dependent methyltransferase, translating to MATAPQCRICDASALGEVRILHEMMFGTRKPFDYRACAACGCLQIVDPPADMAEHYGKGYYSFAPRHRGLKEKLRDWLTLNAPAALAGGFDWYKQGNWRAIAGVPKTASILDVGCGAGEFLRSLRAMGYDARGTDPFIDREVIENGEVIVQNRDIAAITELFDVVMMHHSLEHVVDQVETLRQVRRALNPGGTAIIRVPVIDSWAADHFGENWAHLDPPRHFYLHSRKSLRIAAKRAGLEVTLIRDDYNEFGVRGSLHLRRGRTSMAREPLDPSEYAPLLAQQRQACASGRADTVTMFARA from the coding sequence ATGGCGACTGCGCCGCAATGCCGGATCTGCGATGCGAGCGCGCTTGGCGAAGTCCGCATCTTGCATGAAATGATGTTCGGCACCCGCAAACCTTTCGACTATCGCGCCTGTGCGGCCTGCGGTTGCTTGCAGATCGTCGACCCGCCCGCCGACATGGCCGAGCATTACGGTAAGGGATACTATTCCTTCGCACCGCGCCATCGCGGGCTGAAGGAAAAGCTGCGCGACTGGCTGACGCTGAACGCTCCCGCCGCGCTAGCCGGCGGTTTCGACTGGTACAAACAGGGCAACTGGCGCGCAATTGCCGGAGTGCCGAAAACGGCGAGCATCCTCGATGTCGGTTGCGGCGCGGGCGAGTTCCTCCGCTCGCTGCGGGCGATGGGGTATGACGCGCGCGGGACCGATCCTTTCATCGATCGTGAAGTGATCGAAAATGGTGAAGTGATCGTGCAGAACCGCGATATTGCCGCGATTACCGAGCTATTTGACGTGGTGATGATGCACCACAGCCTGGAGCACGTCGTCGATCAGGTCGAGACTTTGCGGCAGGTTCGCCGCGCGCTGAATCCCGGCGGCACGGCGATCATCCGCGTCCCGGTGATCGACAGCTGGGCGGCGGACCATTTCGGCGAAAACTGGGCCCATCTCGATCCGCCCCGGCATTTCTACCTGCATAGCCGCAAGAGCCTCCGGATCGCGGCGAAGCGGGCAGGCCTGGAAGTCACCTTGATCCGTGACGATTACAACGAATTCGGCGTTCGGGGCAGCCTGCACCTGCGGCGCGGTCGGACCAGCATGGCCCGCGAACCGCTCGATCCCTCCGAATATGCACCCTTGCTGGCACAGCAGCGCCAAGCCTGCGCCAGCGGGCGCGCCGACACCGTGACAATGTTCGCGCGCGCCTGA
- the gmd gene encoding GDP-mannose 4,6-dehydratase, whose product MAKTALITGVTGQDGAYLSHLLLEKGYEVHGVKRRSSSFNTGRIEDIYQDPHVDNQEFHLHYGDLTDSTNLIRIMQEVKPDEVYNLAAQSHVAVSFETPEYTANSDAIGTLRLLEAIRILGLEKKTRFYQASTSELYGLVQEVPQRETTPFYPRSPYAAAKLYAYWITVNYREAYGIHASNGILFNHESPLRGETFVTRKITRAAAAIALGRQEKLYLGNLDAKRDWGHAREYVRGMWLMVQQDESDDYVLATGITTEVREFVRWAFEDAGIPVEFRGEGVDEKGYAVSDGRCLIEVDPRYFRPTEVELLLGDPAKAKAKLGWEHETSPRDLAREMVLADLEVMRAEPIAGFD is encoded by the coding sequence TTGGCCAAAACCGCACTCATTACTGGCGTCACCGGACAGGATGGCGCCTATCTTTCCCACTTGCTGCTCGAAAAGGGCTATGAAGTTCACGGGGTGAAGCGCCGCTCCTCCAGCTTCAACACCGGGCGGATCGAGGATATCTATCAGGATCCACACGTCGATAACCAGGAGTTCCACCTGCATTACGGCGACCTGACCGATAGCACCAATCTGATCCGCATCATGCAGGAGGTGAAGCCGGACGAAGTTTATAACTTGGCCGCGCAGAGCCACGTCGCGGTCAGCTTCGAAACGCCGGAATATACCGCCAACTCAGATGCTATCGGTACACTGCGGTTGCTCGAGGCGATCCGCATTCTCGGGCTGGAAAAGAAGACCCGTTTCTACCAGGCCTCCACGTCCGAATTGTACGGGCTGGTGCAGGAAGTGCCGCAGCGCGAGACGACGCCATTCTACCCGCGCAGCCCTTACGCTGCGGCCAAGCTCTATGCCTACTGGATCACGGTCAACTATCGCGAGGCCTACGGCATCCACGCCTCCAACGGCATCCTGTTCAACCACGAAAGCCCGCTGCGCGGCGAGACCTTCGTCACCCGCAAGATCACCCGCGCCGCCGCCGCCATTGCGCTGGGGCGGCAGGAAAAGCTCTATCTCGGCAATCTCGATGCCAAGCGCGACTGGGGTCATGCGCGCGAATATGTGCGCGGCATGTGGCTGATGGTGCAGCAAGACGAGAGCGACGATTACGTGCTTGCCACCGGCATCACCACCGAAGTGCGCGAATTCGTCCGCTGGGCGTTCGAGGATGCGGGCATTCCGGTCGAATTCCGCGGCGAGGGCGTGGACGAAAAGGGCTATGCCGTCTCCGATGGGCGCTGCCTGATCGAAGTCGATCCGCGCTACTTCCGCCCTACCGAAGTCGAATTGCTGCTCGGCGATCCGGCCAAGGCCAAGGCCAAGCTGGGCTGGGAACACGAAACCTCACCCCGCGACCTCGCGCGGGAAATGGTGCTGGCAGACTTGGAAGTGATGCGCGCCGAACCGATCGCGGGCTTCGACTGA
- a CDS encoding GDP-L-fucose synthase, which translates to MAGKRVYVAGHKGMVGSAIVRRLASENCEVLTSDRSTDLREQAAVRDWFAANRPDAVVVAAAKVGGILANDTYPAEFLYDNLMIEANLIEAAYRQGAEKLLFLGSSCIYPRLAPQPIPEDALLTGPLEPTNEWYAIAKIAGIKLCQAYRRQYRCDFISAMPTNLYGPGDNFDLANSHVLPALIRKAHGAKLAGAESIEIWGTGSPRREFLHVDDLADGCVFLLKGYSGEEHVNLGSGTDLPIIELAQMVCDVVGFTGSIIKDTSKPDGTPRKLMSGDKIAAMGWEPKIALRDGIADAYRAFLEGERKV; encoded by the coding sequence CTGGCGGGCAAGCGGGTCTATGTCGCCGGCCACAAAGGCATGGTCGGCAGCGCAATCGTGCGGCGACTGGCAAGCGAGAATTGCGAAGTCCTGACCTCGGACCGCTCCACCGACCTGCGCGAGCAGGCGGCGGTGCGCGACTGGTTTGCCGCCAACCGGCCCGATGCCGTAGTAGTGGCGGCTGCCAAGGTCGGCGGGATTCTGGCCAATGATACGTACCCTGCCGAATTTCTCTACGACAACCTGATGATCGAGGCGAACCTGATCGAAGCCGCTTACCGCCAAGGCGCGGAAAAGCTGCTGTTTCTCGGTTCTTCGTGCATCTACCCGCGCCTGGCACCCCAGCCGATCCCGGAAGATGCGCTGCTCACCGGGCCGCTCGAACCGACCAATGAATGGTATGCGATCGCCAAGATCGCCGGGATCAAGCTGTGTCAGGCCTATCGTCGCCAGTACCGATGCGATTTCATCAGCGCCATGCCGACCAACCTGTATGGCCCCGGAGACAATTTCGACCTTGCCAACAGTCATGTCCTGCCCGCGCTGATCCGCAAGGCGCATGGAGCGAAGTTGGCTGGGGCCGAATCTATCGAGATCTGGGGTACCGGCTCCCCGCGCCGCGAATTCCTCCATGTCGACGATCTGGCCGATGGCTGCGTATTCCTGCTGAAAGGATATTCGGGCGAGGAGCACGTGAACCTGGGCTCCGGAACCGACCTGCCGATCATCGAGCTGGCGCAGATGGTTTGCGACGTGGTCGGCTTCACCGGCAGCATCATCAAAGATACCAGCAAGCCCGACGGCACGCCCCGCAAGCTGATGAGCGGCGACAAGATCGCGGCGATGGGCTGGGAACCGAAGATTGCGCTGCGGGATGGTATCGCCGATGCCTATCGCGCCTTTCTGGAAGGCGAGCGGAAGGTCTAG